TCCGGGATGGACGAGCTGTTCACTCTCTCCGAGGCAGATCTGAACTACTTTACCACACAGATTGCAAGCATTGCTGATACCATGGATTTTATCCTGTTCGACACAGGGGCGGGGCTGTCCAAGGAAACGATGAAATTCATCACTTCTGCCGACGACTGCCTGGTGGTGACCACGCCTGAGCCTACCGCAATTACAGATGCGTATGCGCTGATGAAGGTTGTTCATAATACGCATCCGGAGGTCTCGTTCAGGCTGATTGTCAATCAGGCAGGGGATGAACGGGAGGCACGGGCCACCAGTGACAAAATCCGGATGGCGGCCAGCCGGTTCCTGCAGCTTGAGCTTCCCTTCCTCGGCTACATCAGCAGCGATCCGCATGTAGTACAGGCTGTTAAGAAACAAATTCCATTCTCAGTGGCTTTTCCGAACAGTATTGCAGCCAGGGATGTGCAGAGGCTTGCGCAGAGCTATCTGGCTGTGGATTCAGTAGAAACCGCTAAAGTACAAGGCATCAAGGGATTCATCAGCAAGTGGTTGAAACGAAACAGATAATTGTTCTGAATTTGAGGGACAGAGGTGGAAAAGCTATGAGGCCATATAAAGTTCTGGTTGTTGATGATTCTGCATTCATGCGCAAGATCATTTCCGATTTAATAGAGAATGATGCCGATTTTCAAGTCACAGCGACAGCTGCCAACGGACGCGAGGCGATTGAGAAGGTTAACGAGCTTCGTCCGGATCTCGTGACCATGGATGTGGAGATGCCTGAGATGAATGGCCTGGAGGCGCTCAAAAGTATCATGTCCCAGCATCCGCTCCCGGTAATTATGCTGTCCGGCATCAATGAAGAGGGTATGAAGGAGACGATTCTGGCCTTGGAGTGGGGGGCTTTCGATTTCATCCGAAAGCCGTCCATTTCAAACTCCCAGGATATCATCGCTGTCGGAGAATCCCTCCGGGAGCAGATGAAGGAGGCGATGATGGCGCGCGAGCGGCGTGAAGCCCGCGCTTCCGCTGTCAAATCGCCTGAGCCCTCTCCTCCCGCTGCTGAACCGCCTGCTCCGCGGGCTGTTGTGGAACCGGTAAGACGGAAGCTGGAGCCGTCCAAGAAGGAAGCGGATAAGGCGCCGCTTCAGGGCACGGAGAAGCCGAGGGTCAAGGCGCCGTTTGAACCGCCCGCTGACAAACGGAAGCCGGAAGTCCGCACTGAGCCGCCCACTGCGAAGCGGGGAATCAAGCCTGCA
The sequence above is a segment of the Paenibacillus sp. FSL R7-0204 genome. Coding sequences within it:
- a CDS encoding MinD/ParA family protein; this encodes MMDQAQALRRLVSSQDTRQASGSGASARIITVCSGKGGVGKSNFTLNFALALKAMGRRVLLFDADIGMANIDVLMGVSSRYNLYHLLKREADIGQIIQLGPHELPFIAGGSGMDELFTLSEADLNYFTTQIASIADTMDFILFDTGAGLSKETMKFITSADDCLVVTTPEPTAITDAYALMKVVHNTHPEVSFRLIVNQAGDEREARATSDKIRMAASRFLQLELPFLGYISSDPHVVQAVKKQIPFSVAFPNSIAARDVQRLAQSYLAVDSVETAKVQGIKGFISKWLKRNR